The Gouania willdenowi chromosome 22, fGouWil2.1, whole genome shotgun sequence nucleotide sequence tgtgtgtgtgtgtgtgtgtgtgtgtgtgtgtgtgtgtgtgtgtgtgtgtgtgtgtgtgtgtgtgtgtgtgtgtgtgaggttttATATCAAACAGTAGAGGCTCCATTAGTTGTTTGTGTTCGTGCTGCTGTGTTGATGTGGGCATGTGTTACATGAACACACTGCTGCTAAAAACCGTCTattgctgcttttgtttttgttttgtcacaCATGACAAACTCAATCTGACGGTTGTGGAAGCACGTAAAGAACATGGAACCTCACGGGCGGGGATTATCCCATGCACTCTCCTTtatccgttttttttttcccaactattttttttaattatttcacatTATATGATGAAGgcatagaagaaaaaaaatgtcaatgaatTGCACTGATACGTGCTGCTGATTTAACCTGCTCGCAtctgaaataatatataaaatcagTTTTGGTATATTCAAAATCACACCAGAAAAATGGCTGCAAAATTGCAAATAACGTAAAATTTTACAGAATGAATGGGAAAAtagaaatgcaataaaaaaaaaattcatcaaattaaatattttccttattattattattagtattagtattattattagtattattattattattagtattattattattgttgtttttttgaagcCACCAcaggtttaaaaagaaaaaaataaataggttaacatttaaaaatactagAGATTAtaatatatgataaaaaaaaaaaaaaagtggaatttTTTTAAGGctaattaaatataacattcCTATAATGTTATTATGCAATATTCTTATAATATTTCATCAATGCACATTTAGGTAGACAattgcacaaataataataataataataataataataataataataataataataataataataataataataataaatggaaaagatgctttagaaaaaaatgtttggggaaattttaaactttaacaATAACTTAATCTATTCTaagatgatttttagttttcAGAGGAAAAATGTAGTGCGATGAGAACAAGCAATTCCCATGTTGTCCAGATGAGGGATTTTCAACCAGGCCAGCAAAGCATAGAGTAAAATATAGAGAGGAGGTTGACAGGGGATAAGGACGTTATGCTGCTGTTGTCATCAAACTATAGAGAACATCAAATTTTCCATTTGGTTCAGATTGTCCCCTGACATTTAGAAGTTTCCTCTTTTGACAAGATGAATCTGTTTTAAGTTCAACTCTCCGTGTATGAATTAAAGAACAATAGGTTCTCTTCTCCTGTGATTCTGTCAGGATGAAGGTGCATGAAGAGGAGGGATGAGGAAACTGCACCTTGTTACTATTGGGTCAACTGTTAACTTTTACAAGTCACGTTTTGCAAGCTTATAAACGATTCCTTCTATACGTGCACAGGAAACGCGGAAAACATGCTGTGATAATAGACGTCTACACAATCCAGGCCATATATAGTCTGGGCTGCTCTACGTATCAATTACATAAGGCCTTTTGCATATGTGATCCTCATAATAGTGACTGATACCTAAGAGAGGACATAAGGCCTATAATTCTGGGTTATTTTTAGGTCACATTTAGGACGTTTGTGCGTTAAAGACCGGTtttgttcaaataaaaacatttaaatggtgTTTGTGCACGCACCGTGGGAtgtaaatgaaaaagaataaatattagAACAGTGTGAAATAGAAAatagttcagaatcagaattggaaatactttaataatccacaggggaaaataatttaaatgcaaAGTTAGGCAAAGGAAATCATAGAGTTTACTTATATAGTCTCTGATTGAATGCTTTTCACATAGATTTTATGTAATccttatttagcatttttttaatatatataaatataaactggAGCAAAACATATTGTTCTctctaaaaatagaaaaatgcaaaCTATGAACACGTTTCACTgtatcaaatcaaataaataaataaataagacttgttgactttttacaaaataatgcatgttACTACCTGCACTACTTgtatatatgttcatatttatattaattatttgtatttgttaatttttattaatattataatactgtttctgttttttttttttttttttttgcatcataaAATTCCttgtagaatagaatagaatcttttattattattattattattattattattattattattgttattgcacaATACAACTAAATTGCACATGCCCCTTCCAACGACATCCAAGTACACTGCAAATATTCAAGTCAAACatcatcataaaaacaacataggTTTCGGTAAATGTCGGAATAAAAAGTTCATCAGTTTAAGAGTTAATCTGTATAAATTTGCATGgtataaaatattagaaaatagactcatttaaaaataattctaaaaataaataaatataaaataaaaactttacttAAAACAGATTCTTTAGAAAAAATGGTGGTTAAAACGTTTGCATTACTGCTACTTCTCTTCATAGCTATGCAAAAACATTGAAAGAGGCAGCACAGCCCGGACCGGATGGGGTTGGTTGGTATTGGCTGAGTGCGTCTGCAGCGCACGGCGACCAATAGGACAGAAGAAGAGGCTGCGCGTGTAACAGTGAAGATTGACGTGGAGGAGGACGCGTCAAATTAATCTCAGCCGACTCTGGACTCCATGGGATAACTACAATTTCCACTTATCCTATGAAGATCACTCTGCTGTCGCTGTGCCTTCTCGTCCTGAAACCAGAAGGTTTTGCTTcccgctgctgctgcagctgacGGAGGAGACGCAGGACTATTTTTTCCTCTCTTCtggctcttcttcttcttctgcccTGACGCGTTCAGCCATTTCAGGGGGCACCTATATTTCACAGCATCTCATTGCACAAATGCAGATGGGTAAGCCATGCCATTTACCGTGTATGCATGCTCCAGCGGCATGGCGCGTATATGGAAGCGTAAAAAAGACTCACCACGCCTGCGTAAAAAGCTGAAATAACGAAGGTTGTTGCTCAAATGTGAAGAAACTCTTTGTCGACAGCTTGTCAGATGTATTTCacgggggattttttttttcctcccatcGCTGTTTAGCAGAGCTGACACTTTGTTAAAGCTCTAAACGGAACCACACCACCAATTATCCCATGTAAAGCTTCTCTTTGAAGGGATCTCGCCATTTTCAGACCGGCTTTGGTTGTGCCCAAGTGTAACCACACAGCTATGCTATCATGCACACTTGAGTAAATATGCAAAACAGAGGGTTTAGAAGCAGCGGATATACCACTTGTTCCAAAAAATAACAGGCGCATGCATTCaaatcatttacttttttctcTCCCCTCCAGTTtggttatttgtgttttgtttcccTGCAGAGCAAACCTATGGGGAGGTGAACCAGCTTGGTGGTGTATTTGTCAATGGCCGACCCTTGCCCAACGCCATACGGTTACGCATAGTAGAGCTGGCACAGCTCGGGATCAGACCCTGTGATATAAGCCGACAACTGCGAGTGTCCCACGGCTGTGTGAGTAAGATCCTGGCGAGGTACAATGAGACTGGCTCCATCTTACCCGGAGCGATCGGTGGGAGCAAACCTCGCGTCACTACACCTAACGTGGTGAAAAACATCAGGGAATACAAACAAAGTGACCCCGGGATCTTTGCCTGGGAGATCCGGGACAGGCTTTTGGCTGACGGTGTTTGTGACAAGTACAACGTGCCGTCGGTGAGCTCGATCAGCAGGATTTTACGCAACAAGATTGGAAATCTGTCCCAGCCGAGCCAGTACGAGAACGGCAAGCAAGGCTCTGCACAGGCCGGTCTCCCCTATAACCACATTTATCCTTATTCTTACCCCAACGCCATGTCCCCCACTGGCACTAAAATGGGCAGCCCTCCTGGAGTATCGGTCACGGCTGGACATATGAGCTTATCCCGGGCCTGGCCTTCTGCGCACACCGTCAGCAACATCCTGGGGATTCGAGCCTTCATGGATCCATCTGGTAGGAAAACATATGAAATCCCAGATATTCTGcgtcaaagtaaaaaaaaaattaaaaaaaataaaaattatcaaaataatctcaaaataagtgtttttttttttttttttcttcattaaactAAATGTTGGTAATTTATTTGCCACATCTCCATACAACCTATTCCCCCATGCAGTAGACACGTACGATGAGA carries:
- the pax1a gene encoding paired box protein Pax-1a isoform X1, whose product is MQMEQTYGEVNQLGGVFVNGRPLPNAIRLRIVELAQLGIRPCDISRQLRVSHGCVSKILARYNETGSILPGAIGGSKPRVTTPNVVKNIREYKQSDPGIFAWEIRDRLLADGVCDKYNVPSVSSISRILRNKIGNLSQPSQYENGKQGSAQAGLPYNHIYPYSYPNAMSPTGTKMGSPPGVSVTAGHMSLSRAWPSAHTVSNILGIRAFMDPSAIAGAEGYPPKMEEWSSMNRAAFPAAHGVNGIDKSAIEQDIKYGQPSSTLSTYVSACAYSPTNQYGVYSGPTGGYVAPGHHHWQPQSPALSHPGTGMGMHAGDIHSAMAFKHQSREDRKPPSPLSKQQHEDLSSVHGLSLATSPS
- the pax1a gene encoding paired box protein Pax-1a isoform X2, translating into MQMEQTYGEVNQLGGVFVNGRPLPNAIRLRIVELAQLGIRPCDISRQLRVSHGCVSKILARYNETGSILPGAIGGSKPRVTTPNVVKNIREYKQSDPGIFAWEIRDRLLADGVCDKYNVPSVSSISRILRNKIGNLSQPSQYENGKQGSAQAGLPYNHIYPYSYPNAMSPTGTKMGSPPGVSVTAGHMSLSRAWPSAHTVSNILGIRAFMDPSAIAGAEGYPPKMEEWSSMNRAAFPAAHGVNGIDKSAIEQDIKYGQPSSTLSTYVSACAYSPTNQYGVYSGPTGGYVAPGHHHWQPQSPALSHPGTGMGMHAGDIHSAMAFKHQSREESRPVP